The following are encoded together in the Thermomicrobiales bacterium genome:
- a CDS encoding FAD-binding oxidoreductase, with the protein MTTDGTISSSPDSGLWTPDPLPEHADAVVIGAGAFGLGVGFALANEGLNSVLVLDQFEPGTQTSARAAGLFKNIQANETKTKLTQRSIEIVKGFEKATGVAIPYWQPGSLFVARTTAHAAMVEAEIEDAVGWGTKVERLDRDEARRRCPYVDSSDFVSAYFIQDDLYLEEPRALLVALMQAGRRVGMATAGHTPVTGIDVKQGEVRGVRTPRGYVSTPVVVDAAGAWARIVGRMAGVDVKIEPMRHQLGITATLDGVLPDMPIVRITDGSAYVRPARGGLMYGIFEPDPLPFGPRPGQAMTLDMVPVDRGVLHEARERIVRTVPALRNATDQEQRAGLFTMTADGKFVAGPMPGIHGFWVISGCNGSGFSMSTGLGATIAEWIVGGAPEIDLSLLDPARFFDPEISDADLLAKSTWQYENYYTPLG; encoded by the coding sequence ATGACGACCGATGGAACCATCTCTTCTTCTCCGGACTCCGGACTCTGGACTCCGGACCCACTTCCCGAACACGCCGACGCGGTGGTCATCGGCGCGGGGGCGTTTGGGCTTGGGGTTGGTTTCGCGCTGGCGAACGAGGGGCTGAATAGTGTGTTGGTGCTCGATCAGTTCGAGCCGGGCACGCAAACGTCTGCCCGTGCGGCCGGACTGTTCAAGAACATTCAGGCCAACGAGACCAAGACGAAACTCACACAACGCTCCATCGAGATCGTCAAGGGATTCGAGAAGGCGACGGGCGTTGCCATTCCGTACTGGCAACCGGGAAGTCTTTTTGTCGCGCGGACAACCGCGCATGCCGCGATGGTCGAAGCGGAGATCGAAGATGCAGTCGGGTGGGGGACGAAGGTCGAGCGCCTCGATCGTGATGAGGCCCGCCGCCGTTGCCCCTATGTCGATTCGAGCGATTTTGTCAGCGCGTATTTCATTCAGGACGATCTCTACCTCGAAGAACCGCGTGCGTTGCTCGTCGCGCTGATGCAGGCGGGACGACGCGTTGGCATGGCGACAGCAGGGCATACCCCGGTCACCGGAATCGATGTCAAGCAAGGAGAGGTGCGCGGCGTTCGCACGCCACGAGGGTATGTATCGACTCCCGTGGTTGTCGATGCCGCAGGTGCGTGGGCCCGGATCGTTGGCCGGATGGCCGGCGTCGATGTCAAGATCGAACCGATGCGGCATCAGCTTGGCATCACGGCCACGCTCGACGGTGTCCTGCCCGACATGCCCATCGTACGCATCACCGACGGATCAGCCTATGTGCGCCCGGCCCGCGGCGGTCTCATGTACGGCATCTTCGAGCCTGATCCGCTCCCCTTTGGCCCTCGGCCGGGGCAGGCGATGACATTGGATATGGTGCCGGTCGATCGGGGCGTCTTGCACGAGGCACGTGAACGGATCGTTCGAACCGTGCCCGCCTTGCGAAATGCCACCGACCAGGAGCAACGGGCCGGACTCTTCACCATGACCGCAGACGGCAAGTTCGTTGCCGGACCGATGCCGGGGATTCATGGCTTCTGGGTGATCAGCGGGTGCAACGGGAGCGGATTCTCGATGTCGACCGGACTCGGGGCAACGATTGCGGAATGGATCGTCGGCGGAGCGCCCGAGATCGACCTTTCATTGCTCGACCCGGCCCGCTTCTTCGACCCGGAGATTAGTGACGCCGATCTGCTCGCGAAGTCGACCTGGCAATACGAGAACTACTACACGCCGTTGGGGTGA